A genomic stretch from Nerophis ophidion isolate RoL-2023_Sa linkage group LG14, RoL_Noph_v1.0, whole genome shotgun sequence includes:
- the LOC133568910 gene encoding uncharacterized protein LOC133568910 — MGDEEDPHAFLDIFLATVRACAWPEEEWRVRLLPLLKGKAQRAALNLPAASRVRFEILKITGAKLRSMRLGKEDRPFPFCQRLQEAATRWLQPEEGEGRLLDELVREQFLEAIPKRTANWVRYHRPRDLAAAVTLAEDHLAVHREGQPATPAHGQRERQAKERRAHIPHLNLRDRPYALFPQVPTAVPRTSPAQTAPQMLGLACWRCGRPGHASQGPQQVEVGRVALVAGHSVPSPGIKVTIQGSIYQPMVDSGCGQTMIHQNLYFCVIRQYLS, encoded by the coding sequence ATGGGGGATGAAGAGGACCCCCATGCCTTTCTGGACATTTTTTTGGCCACGGTGAGAGCATGCGCGTGGCCGGAAGAAGAGTGGAGGGTGCGGCTCTTGCCGCTCTTGAAGGGGAAGGCGCAGCGAGCGGCGCTCAATCTGCCGGCAGCGTCCAGGGTGCGCTTTGAGATCCTGAAGATTACTGGCGCCAAGTTAAGGTCCATGCGGCTGGGGAAGGAGGACCGGCCTTTTCCATTCTGCCAGCGGCTCCAGGAGGCGGCAACACGCTGGCTGCAGCCGGAAGAAGGCGAGGGCAGGCTGCTGGACGAGCTCGTCCGGGAGCAATTCCTGGAGGCGATCCCGAAGCGGACTGCTAACTGGGTCCGGTACCACCGGCCCCGAGACCTGGCAGCTGCAGTGACCCTCGCCGAGGACCACCTGGCCGTCCACCGCGAGGGGCAACCAGCAACCCCGGCACACGGACAGAGGGAGCGACAGGCAAAGGAGAGGAGAGCACACATTCCCCACCTTAACCTGCGTGACCGCCCTTATGCTCTTTTCCCGCAGGTCCCGACTGCTGTCCCCAGAACATCTCCCGCTCAGACGGCCCCTCAAATGCTTGGGCTGGCGTGCTGGAGGTGTGGGCGGCCCGGTCACGCCAGTCAGGGACCTCAACAGGTGGAGGTGGGGCGCGTGGCCCTGGTGGCTGGCCATTCAGTGCCCTCCCCCGGTATCAAGGTAACGATACAAGGGAGTATATACCAGCCGATGGTGGATTCAGGCTGCGGGCagaccatgatccaccagaacctatATTTTTGCGTGATTAGACAATATCTAAGTTAA